The following coding sequences are from one Reyranella humidisoli window:
- a CDS encoding HWE histidine kinase domain-containing protein codes for MSEESRATPVDLENCEREPIHLLGAVQSFGFLLAFDSTQWTITRLSHNAAGWLGAGPLELIGRPIENVFTHDAIHLIRGQLQTAVFSNAVARSFAVPLLNDGPVFDIAVHVVDGSIVIECEPCMHEQGVSSGALVRAMISRLQQASELRTFYRVAAREMRGLTGFDRVMVYRFDHDGSGEVIAESARGGLESYLGLHYPASDIPRQARILYERNWLRIIPDISARPAAVEPGLIDGRPLDLSMSVLRSVSPIHIEYLQNMGVGASMSVSILRDGKLWGLFACHHYAPHNVPFERRTAAELFGQMFSLLMESRERDAESLYEARARKLHNQLVTVMASEATRFDSIVSHLDEIAELLSCDGIGVWTGGHATLQGMAPTQDQFAGLIGHLTRRNPGEVLAVHEIAAEHPPGREFADRAAGMLVVPLSRPARDFLVFFRKEVARSVNWAGDPSKQVSVGPLGSRLTPRKSFELWCETVRGQSIPWQPVDVRIAEGLRVSLLEVILRLSAITEVERKRAQERQELLIAELNHRVRNILGLIRSVISQSRDPSLTVDAFTEVVGGRIQALARAHDQITADNWGPASFRGLVGAEAGAYLGGRAARVRLSGPEVLLEPQGFTTLALVIHELMTNSAKYGALSDSRGHIEIGTQFDAERNLHVTWTEHGGPPVKPPTRRGFGSTVIERSIPYDLKGEATLDYETKGIRATFMVPAVHVRPAPGAVDEPAEKTIPEVQATELPKDVLIVEDNMIIALDAESALLRAGIASVRVASSAAQALKAISTRAPDFALLDINLGRETSFEVAEQLASLGIRFVFTTGYGEDIAFPPKLLGVPRVRKPYTGDALLEAMRL; via the coding sequence ATGTCTGAGGAAAGCCGCGCGACACCGGTCGATCTCGAAAATTGCGAACGTGAGCCCATCCACCTGCTGGGCGCGGTGCAGTCGTTCGGCTTCCTGCTGGCCTTCGACAGCACGCAATGGACGATCACGCGCCTGTCGCACAACGCCGCGGGGTGGCTGGGCGCCGGGCCGCTCGAGTTGATCGGACGGCCGATCGAGAATGTGTTCACGCACGACGCGATCCACCTGATCCGTGGGCAGCTCCAGACCGCGGTTTTCAGCAACGCGGTGGCACGCTCCTTTGCCGTGCCGTTGCTGAACGACGGGCCGGTCTTCGACATCGCCGTGCATGTCGTCGACGGCTCCATCGTCATCGAATGCGAACCCTGCATGCATGAGCAGGGCGTGTCCTCGGGCGCGCTCGTTCGCGCCATGATCTCCCGCCTGCAGCAGGCTTCGGAACTCCGCACCTTCTATCGCGTGGCCGCCCGCGAGATGCGTGGTCTCACCGGCTTCGATCGCGTGATGGTGTATCGCTTCGATCATGACGGGTCGGGCGAGGTGATCGCCGAATCGGCACGCGGCGGCCTCGAATCCTATCTCGGCCTGCACTATCCGGCCTCCGACATTCCGCGGCAGGCGCGCATCCTCTACGAGCGCAACTGGCTGCGCATCATTCCCGACATTTCGGCCCGGCCCGCCGCCGTGGAGCCCGGTCTCATCGATGGCCGGCCGCTCGACCTGTCGATGAGCGTGCTGCGCAGCGTGTCGCCGATCCACATCGAGTACCTGCAGAACATGGGCGTGGGCGCGTCGATGTCGGTCTCGATCCTGCGCGACGGCAAGCTGTGGGGCCTCTTCGCCTGCCATCACTATGCGCCGCACAACGTGCCGTTCGAGCGGCGCACGGCGGCAGAGCTGTTCGGCCAGATGTTCTCGCTGCTGATGGAAAGTCGCGAACGCGACGCCGAATCGCTCTACGAGGCGCGCGCCCGCAAGCTGCACAACCAGCTCGTCACCGTGATGGCGTCGGAAGCGACCCGCTTCGACAGCATCGTCTCGCATCTCGACGAGATCGCCGAGTTGTTGTCCTGCGATGGCATCGGCGTGTGGACGGGCGGGCATGCGACGCTGCAGGGCATGGCGCCGACGCAGGACCAGTTCGCCGGCCTGATCGGTCATCTGACCCGCCGCAATCCTGGCGAGGTGCTGGCCGTACACGAGATTGCGGCCGAGCATCCGCCGGGCCGGGAGTTCGCCGATCGGGCGGCCGGCATGCTGGTGGTCCCGCTGTCGCGGCCGGCGCGGGACTTCCTCGTCTTCTTCCGCAAGGAAGTCGCGCGCTCCGTCAACTGGGCGGGCGATCCCAGCAAGCAGGTCAGTGTCGGCCCGTTGGGCTCGCGCCTCACGCCGCGCAAGAGCTTCGAACTCTGGTGCGAGACGGTTCGGGGACAGTCGATCCCGTGGCAGCCGGTCGACGTGCGCATCGCCGAGGGCCTGCGCGTCAGCCTGCTCGAGGTGATCCTGCGCCTGTCGGCCATCACCGAGGTCGAGCGCAAGCGGGCGCAGGAGCGGCAGGAGCTGCTGATCGCCGAACTCAATCACCGAGTCCGCAACATCCTGGGACTGATCCGCAGTGTCATCTCGCAGAGCCGCGATCCGTCGCTCACGGTCGATGCCTTCACCGAGGTGGTGGGCGGCCGCATCCAGGCGCTGGCGCGGGCGCACGACCAGATCACCGCGGACAATTGGGGCCCGGCATCGTTCCGCGGCTTGGTGGGGGCGGAAGCGGGCGCCTATCTCGGCGGCAGGGCCGCGCGCGTGCGGCTGTCCGGCCCCGAAGTGCTGCTGGAGCCGCAGGGCTTCACGACGCTCGCGCTGGTCATCCACGAGCTGATGACGAATTCCGCCAAGTACGGGGCGCTGAGCGACAGTCGCGGCCATATCGAGATTGGCACCCAGTTCGATGCCGAGAGGAACCTGCATGTCACCTGGACCGAGCATGGCGGGCCGCCCGTTAAGCCGCCGACGCGCCGCGGATTCGGCTCGACGGTGATCGAGCGATCCATCCCCTATGACCTGAAGGGCGAGGCGACGCTCGACTACGAGACGAAGGGCATCCGCGCGACCTTCATGGTTCCGGCCGTCCATGTCCGTCCCGCGCCGGGAGCGGTGGATGAGCCGGCCGAGAAGACGATTCCCGAGGTGCAGGCCACCGAGTTGCCCAAGGACGTGCTGATCGTGGAGGACAACATGATCATCGCGCTCGACGCGGAAAGCGCGTTGCTGCGTGCCGGTATCGCATCGGTCCGCGTGGCGTCGAGTGCCGCACAGGCCCTGAAAGCCATTTCCACGCGCGCGCCCGACTTCGCGCTGCTCGACATCAACCTCGGCCGCGAGACGAGCTTCGAGGTCGCCGAGCAGCTCGCGTCGCTCGGCATCCGCTTCGTCTTCACGACGGGCTACGGCGAGGACATCGCTTTCCCGCCGAAACTGCTGGGCGTCCCGCGCGTGCGCAAACCCTACACCGGCGACGCGCTGCTGGAAGCGATGCGCCTCTAG
- a CDS encoding biliverdin-producing heme oxygenase — protein sequence MAQMQLDTTSAAPGRSSARQMLRAATATLHAEVDARFSGPFATDRNAYEAFLTVLARAVLPLEQALDRGGVGRLLPDWRERRRSEALKQDLDLLGIAVPPVLNVSVTTDEARLFGRLYVLEGSRLGGKLLVKRAAESDDPQVRAATHYLGHGAGSDFWRSFLQRLETSEAVLESPQRTLLGAREAFGLFGAEPAHV from the coding sequence ATGGCCCAGATGCAGCTCGATACCACCTCGGCTGCGCCCGGCCGATCCTCCGCCCGCCAGATGCTGCGTGCAGCGACGGCAACGCTTCATGCGGAAGTCGACGCGCGCTTTTCCGGACCTTTCGCTACCGACAGGAATGCTTACGAGGCGTTCCTGACCGTCCTTGCGCGCGCCGTGCTGCCGCTTGAACAGGCCCTCGATCGGGGAGGGGTGGGGCGGCTCCTGCCCGATTGGCGGGAGCGCCGTCGTTCAGAGGCACTGAAGCAGGACCTCGACCTTCTCGGCATCGCCGTGCCGCCTGTGCTGAACGTCAGTGTGACCACGGACGAGGCGCGGCTGTTCGGCCGGCTCTACGTGCTCGAAGGGTCGCGACTGGGCGGGAAACTGCTGGTGAAGCGTGCCGCGGAAAGCGACGATCCGCAGGTGCGCGCGGCGACGCACTATCTCGGCCACGGGGCAGGGAGCGACTTCTGGAGAAGCTTCCTGCAACGTCTGGAGACGTCCGAAGCCGTACTGGAGTCGCCGCAGCGGACCTTGCTCGGTGCGCGCGAGGCGTTCGGCCTGTTCGGCGCGGAACCCGCCCATGTCTGA
- a CDS encoding mandelate racemase/muconate lactonizing enzyme family protein, with protein sequence MRIVAIRDIVSPIRSNIANAYIDFSQMTASVVAVVTDVMVDGKPVVGFGFNSNGRYAQHGLLGERFIPRLSQAKPESLLDAEGLIDPAKCWSVMMANEKPGGHGERSVAVGVLDMAIWDAVAKAKRVPLWKLLADRFNGGQADEKAWVYAAGGYYYPGKGLEGLQDEMKHYLGLGYSCVKMKVGGVPLAEDLKRIEAVLKIVGAGERLAVDVNGKFDLTTAIEFGRAIKDFGLRWYEEPLDPLDYLAHAALATEYAPPLATGENLFSMQDARNLIRHGGLRPDRDILQYDPALSYGLVEYLRTIEMLKAHGWSPRRCVPHGGHQFALNIAVGLQCGGNESYPQVFAPFGGFADDCAVVDGRVTMPDSPGIGFERKADLWSVMKEIA encoded by the coding sequence ATGCGCATCGTCGCCATCCGCGACATCGTCTCGCCCATCCGCTCCAACATCGCCAACGCCTACATCGACTTCAGCCAGATGACCGCTTCGGTGGTGGCCGTGGTCACGGATGTGATGGTCGACGGCAAGCCCGTCGTCGGGTTCGGCTTCAACTCGAACGGCCGCTATGCGCAGCATGGGCTCCTGGGCGAGCGGTTTATTCCTCGCCTCAGCCAGGCGAAGCCGGAGTCGCTGCTCGACGCCGAAGGCCTGATCGACCCGGCGAAGTGCTGGTCGGTGATGATGGCCAACGAGAAGCCCGGCGGCCACGGCGAGCGCTCGGTCGCCGTCGGCGTGCTCGACATGGCGATCTGGGATGCCGTCGCCAAGGCCAAGAGGGTGCCGCTGTGGAAGCTGCTGGCCGACCGCTTCAATGGCGGCCAGGCCGACGAGAAGGCGTGGGTCTATGCCGCCGGCGGCTACTATTACCCCGGCAAGGGGCTCGAAGGTTTGCAGGACGAGATGAAGCACTATCTCGGCCTCGGCTACTCCTGCGTGAAGATGAAGGTGGGCGGCGTGCCGCTGGCCGAGGACCTGAAGCGCATCGAGGCCGTGCTGAAGATCGTCGGCGCCGGCGAGCGCCTGGCGGTCGACGTCAATGGCAAGTTCGACCTCACCACCGCGATCGAGTTCGGCCGCGCCATCAAGGACTTCGGCCTGCGCTGGTACGAGGAGCCGCTCGATCCGCTCGACTATCTGGCGCATGCGGCGCTCGCCACCGAGTACGCCCCGCCGCTCGCCACCGGCGAGAACCTGTTCTCGATGCAGGACGCACGGAACCTGATCCGCCATGGAGGCCTGCGTCCCGACCGCGACATCCTTCAGTACGATCCCGCCCTGTCCTACGGGCTGGTCGAGTACCTGCGCACGATCGAGATGCTGAAGGCGCACGGCTGGTCGCCGCGGCGCTGCGTGCCGCACGGCGGCCACCAGTTCGCGCTGAACATCGCCGTCGGCCTGCAATGCGGCGGCAACGAATCCTATCCGCAGGTCTTCGCGCCGTTCGGCGGCTTCGCCGACGACTGCGCCGTCGTCGACGGTCGCGTGACGATGCCCGACTCGCCGGGCATCGGCTTCGAACGCAAGGCCGACCTGTGGTCGGTGATGAAGGAAATCGCCTGA
- a CDS encoding Bug family tripartite tricarboxylate transporter substrate binding protein produces the protein MKIDRRGLLGVGAAGLAMAGALAGRARGAAAQTFPSKQIRWVIPFAPGGNYDVTARIVSDPMGRHLGQGILIDNKPGAGGVVGLEAALNTPADGYTISMASFTVAYVAPLFAGKQPLLPQMAPVSILTTVPTLVVTRADSRFRDMKSVLAEARAKPGTVTIGHAGNGTTNHVGILRLQLNEDLKFNIIPYRGAGPGIADLLAGNLDLFTDQLTSSMPHIQSGKLRPLATFSLQPVPDLPNVPTMGDLGLKPFDGNTTAGVFTHPDTPKPVIARLNEGVVAGLKDEAANRKLRELGAIVRPSTPEEFTAALKADEANVSELLKLGLLKPE, from the coding sequence ATGAAGATCGACAGGCGCGGGCTTCTTGGGGTCGGCGCCGCCGGCCTGGCAATGGCTGGCGCATTGGCCGGCAGGGCTCGAGGCGCTGCGGCGCAGACCTTCCCCAGCAAGCAGATCCGCTGGGTCATCCCCTTCGCCCCGGGCGGCAACTACGACGTCACCGCCCGTATCGTCTCCGATCCGATGGGCCGCCATCTCGGCCAGGGCATCCTGATCGACAACAAGCCGGGCGCAGGCGGTGTCGTGGGGCTGGAGGCTGCGCTCAACACGCCGGCCGACGGCTACACGATCTCGATGGCGAGCTTCACCGTCGCCTACGTCGCGCCGTTGTTCGCGGGCAAGCAGCCGCTGCTGCCGCAGATGGCGCCGGTCAGTATCCTGACGACGGTGCCGACGCTCGTGGTCACGCGCGCCGACAGCCGCTTCCGCGACATGAAGAGTGTGCTGGCCGAGGCCCGGGCCAAGCCGGGCACCGTCACGATCGGCCATGCCGGCAATGGCACGACCAACCATGTCGGCATCCTGCGCCTGCAGCTGAACGAAGACCTCAAGTTCAACATCATTCCCTATCGCGGCGCCGGGCCCGGCATCGCCGACCTGCTGGCCGGCAATCTCGACCTGTTCACCGACCAGCTCACCAGCTCGATGCCGCACATCCAGTCCGGCAAGCTCAGGCCCCTCGCGACGTTCAGCCTCCAGCCCGTGCCGGACCTGCCGAACGTGCCGACGATGGGCGACCTTGGCCTCAAGCCGTTCGACGGCAACACGACGGCCGGCGTGTTCACTCATCCCGATACGCCCAAGCCCGTCATCGCCCGCCTGAACGAAGGCGTGGTGGCCGGCCTCAAGGACGAGGCGGCCAACAGGAAGCTGCGCGAGCTGGGCGCCATCGTGCGCCCCTCGACCCCGGAGGAATTCACCGCGGCCCTCAAGGCCGACGAGGCCAACGTGTCGGAACTGCTGAAGCTCGGGCTCTTGAAGCCCGAATAG
- a CDS encoding Bug family tripartite tricarboxylate transporter substrate binding protein produces the protein MTVSRRKLLGTGLALTATAAAGTPVLAQNFPTKPIRWISPFAAGGNYDLTSRLVGEAMSRNLGQQVLVDNRPGAGGLVGAEAAANAPADGYTVVMGSFSVLFVSPYLAGKPSLVPQFAPISLLSTVPMILVGKPDGRFADIRGVLAEAKAKPGTVSIGHAGNGTTNHIAILRLEVNEGVKFNIIPYKGSGPGLNDLMAGQIDLYMDQLTTSLPQIKAGKLKGMLAMSPNRVAQLPDMPSLTDIGSKPFDGGTTAGLLARVETPKPILTTLNGSVVTALKEPAVAAKLAELGAVPRPSTMEEFAAYMKDQEVGVSALVKSGLLKPE, from the coding sequence ATGACGGTATCGCGACGCAAACTTTTGGGGACTGGCCTGGCGCTGACGGCAACGGCCGCCGCGGGCACGCCCGTTCTGGCGCAGAATTTTCCGACCAAGCCCATTCGCTGGATCTCGCCCTTCGCGGCCGGCGGCAACTACGACCTGACGTCCCGGCTGGTCGGCGAGGCGATGTCGCGCAATCTCGGCCAGCAGGTTCTCGTCGACAACCGGCCGGGCGCCGGCGGTCTCGTGGGCGCCGAGGCCGCGGCCAATGCGCCGGCCGACGGCTACACCGTCGTCATGGGCAGCTTCAGCGTGCTGTTCGTCTCGCCCTACCTCGCGGGCAAGCCGTCGCTGGTGCCGCAGTTCGCGCCGATCAGCCTGCTGTCGACCGTGCCGATGATTCTCGTCGGCAAGCCCGACGGTCGTTTCGCCGACATCCGCGGCGTCCTGGCCGAGGCCAAGGCGAAGCCCGGCACGGTGAGCATCGGCCATGCCGGCAACGGCACGACCAACCACATCGCCATTCTGCGTCTCGAGGTGAACGAGGGGGTGAAGTTCAACATCATCCCGTACAAGGGGTCGGGCCCCGGCCTCAACGACCTGATGGCGGGGCAGATCGACCTCTACATGGATCAGCTCACGACATCGCTGCCGCAGATCAAGGCGGGCAAGCTGAAAGGCATGCTGGCGATGAGTCCGAACCGCGTCGCGCAGCTTCCCGACATGCCGTCGCTCACCGACATCGGCAGCAAGCCGTTCGACGGCGGTACGACGGCGGGGCTGCTGGCACGTGTCGAAACGCCGAAACCGATCCTGACCACCCTGAACGGCAGCGTCGTCACCGCATTGAAGGAGCCGGCCGTGGCCGCGAAGCTCGCCGAGCTGGGCGCCGTCCCGCGGCCGTCCACCATGGAGGAGTTTGCAGCGTACATGAAGGACCAGGAAGTCGGCGTTAGCGCACTTGTGAAGTCGGGTTTGTTGAAACCCGAGTGA
- the ybaL gene encoding YbaL family putative K(+) efflux transporter — MPEQHTPLIATIAAGLMLAFIFGLIAQRLRIQPLVGYLLAGVMVGPYTPGFTADPALATELAEIGVILLMFGVGLHFSLKDLLSVARIAIPGAIGQISVATLMGAGLSWALGWTPLAGFVFGLALSVASTVVLIRALQDRHILETHRGRIAVGWLVVEDLAMVLALVLLPALALATADNGVPATRILFSLLIVLAKVSIFVAIMLIVGRRLIPWLMHHTAHTGSRELFRLAVYAVALGVAYGAHYFFDVSFALGAFFAGMVLGESDLSQRAAEEAIPLRDAFAVLFFVSVGMLLNPSVFVDAPLAVIATIAIIVVGKSVVAYLIVRAFGHSRSTAFTVSASLAQIGEFSFILIGIGISLNMVPKESRDLILAGAIVSIMVNPFVFTLLERLGGHKDTAPADKPDEPATDFAPTTLTGHDIVIGYGRVGSMVGAGLKGDSGNLIVVEASDAGVERARKDGAEVYSGNAAEPALIAAINLTGARRLYVTIPEAFEAGQIIQQARAANPKLDILARAHSSATVEHFEKLGANLIVLGETEIAHRMLERGRGDMAASVPV; from the coding sequence ATGCCGGAGCAGCATACCCCGCTCATTGCTACGATTGCTGCGGGTCTGATGCTCGCTTTCATCTTCGGTCTGATCGCGCAGCGGCTGCGCATTCAGCCGCTCGTCGGATACCTGCTCGCCGGCGTCATGGTCGGTCCCTACACACCGGGCTTCACGGCCGACCCTGCCCTGGCCACCGAACTGGCCGAGATCGGCGTCATCCTGCTGATGTTCGGCGTGGGCCTGCACTTCTCGCTGAAGGACCTGCTTTCGGTTGCGCGCATTGCGATCCCCGGCGCCATCGGCCAGATCTCCGTCGCCACCCTGATGGGCGCCGGACTGTCCTGGGCACTGGGCTGGACGCCGCTGGCCGGCTTCGTCTTCGGCCTGGCCCTGTCGGTGGCCAGTACCGTCGTTCTCATCCGCGCCCTGCAGGACCGTCACATTCTCGAAACCCATCGCGGCCGCATCGCGGTCGGCTGGCTGGTCGTCGAGGATCTCGCCATGGTCCTGGCCCTTGTCCTGCTGCCGGCACTGGCCCTGGCGACGGCAGACAACGGCGTGCCGGCCACCCGGATCCTGTTCTCGCTGCTCATCGTGCTGGCCAAGGTCTCGATCTTCGTGGCGATCATGCTGATCGTCGGGCGGCGGCTCATTCCGTGGCTGATGCACCACACCGCACATACCGGTTCGCGCGAACTGTTCCGGCTCGCCGTCTATGCCGTGGCACTCGGCGTCGCCTACGGTGCGCACTACTTCTTCGACGTCTCCTTCGCGCTCGGCGCCTTCTTCGCCGGCATGGTGCTGGGCGAGAGCGACCTCAGCCAGCGCGCGGCGGAGGAAGCCATCCCGCTGCGCGACGCCTTCGCGGTGCTGTTCTTCGTCTCGGTGGGCATGCTGCTCAATCCGAGCGTGTTCGTGGACGCGCCGCTGGCGGTGATCGCCACCATCGCGATCATCGTCGTCGGCAAGTCGGTGGTTGCCTACCTGATCGTCCGCGCCTTCGGCCACAGTCGATCGACCGCCTTCACCGTCTCGGCAAGTCTCGCGCAGATCGGTGAGTTCTCCTTCATCCTGATCGGCATCGGCATCAGCCTGAACATGGTGCCGAAGGAATCGCGCGACCTGATCCTGGCCGGCGCCATCGTGTCGATCATGGTGAACCCGTTCGTCTTCACATTGCTGGAGCGCCTGGGGGGCCACAAGGACACCGCGCCGGCCGACAAGCCCGACGAGCCGGCCACCGACTTCGCGCCGACGACCCTGACCGGCCACGACATCGTCATCGGCTACGGGCGCGTCGGCTCGATGGTCGGCGCCGGCCTGAAGGGCGACAGCGGGAACCTGATCGTCGTGGAGGCCAGCGACGCGGGCGTCGAGCGGGCGCGCAAGGATGGCGCGGAAGTATACTCGGGTAACGCAGCCGAACCGGCGCTGATCGCCGCCATCAACCTCACCGGCGCCCGCCGCCTCTACGTCACCATCCCCGAGGCCTTCGAGGCCGGCCAGATCATCCAGCAGGCCCGCGCCGCCAATCCCAAACTCGATATCCTGGCACGGGCCCATTCGAGCGCGACGGTCGAACATTTCGAGAAGCTCGGCGCCAATCTCATCGTCCTGGGCGAGACCGAGATCGCACATCGCATGCTGGAGCGCGGGCGTGGCGACATGGCGGCGTCCGTGCCGGTCTGA
- a CDS encoding GtrA family protein, with amino-acid sequence MNLVVIYLAGALVATLGNVASQEVVWRLMGGTGLYYSMIVGTGVGLIIKYTWDKRLIFAYRPASPTHDFMTFLLYAAMGIATTAIFWAVELAFWYTFQTTTMRYVGGVIGLAIGYWAKYRLDKRFVFGSQP; translated from the coding sequence ATGAATCTGGTTGTCATATATTTGGCGGGGGCGCTGGTTGCAACGCTGGGAAACGTTGCAAGCCAGGAGGTCGTCTGGCGCCTCATGGGCGGTACCGGCCTCTATTATTCGATGATCGTGGGCACGGGCGTCGGCCTGATCATCAAATACACCTGGGACAAGCGCCTGATCTTCGCCTACCGGCCGGCCTCCCCCACCCACGACTTCATGACGTTCCTGCTCTATGCCGCCATGGGCATCGCGACGACGGCGATCTTCTGGGCGGTGGAACTGGCCTTCTGGTACACGTTCCAGACCACGACCATGCGATACGTCGGCGGCGTGATCGGCCTCGCCATCGGCTACTGGGCGAAGTACCGGCTCGACAAGCGCTTCGTCTTCGGCTCCCAGCCGTAA
- a CDS encoding TVP38/TMEM64 family protein, translating to MRLRFLFAVAALLVGITGIAAAWWTVGSLGIVTPEKIGGWLAETRGHPWAPAVVVAAFLIAGMVVFPIHGVILATATVFGGWTGFAYSAVGVFFSGWAPYFIGALLGKDAVARNFGPRVQPVLRAAKEHGVLVVVGLRIVPAAPGTLTNLALGASGIRFADFIVGTLFGMLPGLIVVSLMGDRIMALLQAPSLIDIVLLALCVAAYAGIVVGAQFLVSRWRK from the coding sequence ATGCGCCTTCGCTTCCTGTTCGCCGTTGCAGCCCTTCTGGTCGGCATCACCGGGATCGCCGCGGCCTGGTGGACCGTCGGTTCGCTGGGCATCGTCACACCCGAGAAGATCGGCGGGTGGCTCGCGGAAACGCGCGGCCATCCGTGGGCGCCGGCCGTGGTCGTGGCGGCGTTCCTGATCGCAGGCATGGTCGTCTTCCCGATCCACGGGGTGATCCTGGCAACGGCGACCGTCTTCGGCGGCTGGACCGGTTTTGCCTACTCCGCCGTCGGCGTGTTCTTCAGCGGCTGGGCGCCCTATTTCATCGGCGCGCTTCTTGGCAAGGACGCGGTCGCCCGCAACTTCGGCCCGAGGGTGCAGCCCGTTCTACGGGCGGCGAAGGAACACGGCGTGCTCGTCGTCGTCGGGCTGCGGATCGTGCCGGCCGCGCCGGGGACGCTCACCAATCTGGCGCTCGGCGCGAGCGGCATCCGGTTCGCCGATTTCATCGTCGGAACGCTCTTCGGGATGCTGCCTGGCCTCATCGTGGTGTCGCTGATGGGCGACCGGATCATGGCGCTCCTGCAGGCCCCGTCCCTCATCGACATCGTGCTGCTCGCGCTGTGCGTGGCCGCCTATGCCGGAATCGTCGTGGGCGCGCAGTTCCTGGTGTCGCGTTGGCGGAAGTAG
- a CDS encoding acyltransferase family protein, with product MSSEARRFLTLDATRGIAAICVMLYHFTASGLASTALFPNAVVAVDYFFCLSGFILSFTYEQRLRDGMTTGTFMTRRLVRLYPMYLLGLLLGLGAELAAPSLPTEWSRLVMATGMALLFLPAFAPFAVRTGTLTIDDFMFPLNPPAWSLFYELVVNWIYGIARPSTLAILIVMAVSFACYAQSVHFHTVPPGFSIGSFGGGLARALFFFLGGVLVFRIWQRVPPRLPAFWPIVACVILVAICALPYGKFTYLASALLIPVLVWSSTVEPVTGLEQRTYAWLGEISYPVYALHAPLVIFLQPATMSPGTPAFSLPFVLLAAACVVVAAFVLSRAWDIPVRRALARPAERLRAMLAGVAAKP from the coding sequence ATGAGTTCCGAGGCGCGTCGTTTCCTGACGCTCGATGCGACGCGCGGCATCGCGGCCATCTGCGTGATGCTGTATCACTTCACGGCAAGCGGACTGGCGTCGACGGCGCTGTTTCCGAACGCGGTCGTGGCCGTCGACTACTTCTTCTGTCTGAGCGGCTTCATCCTCTCCTTCACCTACGAGCAGCGGCTGCGGGACGGCATGACGACCGGCACCTTCATGACGCGGCGGCTGGTGCGCCTCTATCCGATGTACCTGCTGGGGCTCCTGCTCGGGCTGGGGGCGGAGCTTGCGGCGCCGAGCCTGCCGACCGAGTGGAGCCGGCTCGTGATGGCCACCGGCATGGCGCTGCTCTTCCTGCCGGCGTTCGCGCCGTTCGCCGTGCGCACGGGAACGCTCACGATCGACGACTTCATGTTTCCGCTCAATCCGCCGGCCTGGTCGCTGTTCTACGAGCTGGTCGTCAACTGGATCTACGGCATCGCGCGGCCCTCGACCCTGGCGATTCTGATCGTGATGGCAGTCTCGTTCGCCTGTTACGCGCAGAGCGTGCATTTCCATACCGTGCCGCCGGGCTTCAGCATCGGCTCGTTCGGCGGAGGCCTGGCGCGCGCCCTGTTTTTCTTCCTGGGCGGCGTGCTGGTGTTCCGCATCTGGCAACGCGTCCCGCCGCGCCTGCCGGCGTTCTGGCCGATCGTGGCCTGCGTGATCCTGGTCGCGATCTGTGCCTTGCCCTATGGCAAGTTCACCTACCTGGCCTCGGCGCTTTTGATCCCGGTCCTGGTCTGGTCGTCGACCGTCGAACCGGTGACGGGCCTGGAACAACGGACCTACGCGTGGCTGGGCGAAATCTCCTATCCCGTCTATGCGCTTCACGCTCCTCTGGTCATCTTCCTCCAGCCAGCGACCATGTCGCCGGGCACGCCTGCCTTCTCGCTGCCGTTCGTGCTTCTTGCCGCGGCCTGCGTCGTCGTCGCAGCCTTCGTGCTGTCGCGCGCCTGGGACATTCCCGTGCGCCGCGCCCTGGCCCGGCCGGCCGAACGATTACGGGCGATGCTGGCCGGCGTCGCAGCGAAGCCATGA